One Danio rerio strain Tuebingen ecotype United States chromosome 13, GRCz12tu, whole genome shotgun sequence DNA window includes the following coding sequences:
- the ly6pge gene encoding lymphocyte antigen 6 family member pge precursor has product MRAVHSFLLLGLGFVLLASQSEALQCYTCMGSTDEDCNRQGSKTCPSYSDACAVVRGHGSGVMKSCSYKSFCSQANSQGYRAPGVKVHCCYSDDCNVAGHATQLGTGFSFILSLLMLAWHLL; this is encoded by the exons ATGAGAGCCGTCCATTCCTTCCTCCTGTTAGGCCTGGGCTTCGTCCTCCTCGCTTCTCAAA gtGAGGCGCTCCAGTGTTACACCTGCATGGGCTCAACAGATGAAGACTGTAATCGACAGGGCTCCAAAACTTGCCCTAGTTACTCAGACGCGTGTGCTGTTGTTCGGGGACATGGCA GTGGCGTAATGAAGTCGTGCTCATATAAATCCTTCTGCAGTCAGGCAAACAGCCAAGGCTACAGGGCTCCGGGTGTCAAAGTTCACTGCTGCTACTCTGACGACTGCAACGTGGCAGGACACGCCACTCAATTGGGCACCGGCTTCAGCTTCATTCTGAGCCTTCTGATGCTCGCCTGGCATCTGCTCTAA